One window from the genome of Schistocerca piceifrons isolate TAMUIC-IGC-003096 chromosome 1, iqSchPice1.1, whole genome shotgun sequence encodes:
- the LOC124791378 gene encoding uncharacterized protein LOC124791378, with amino-acid sequence MAHFSTLFAGACLLILYPTNATAQERQDAETETTTMTGDQDQTSPLEGSFPGRPIDFGGLLSGLPIFGGGFGPLRPVGGGMRPWMALGEPMNGGGALPGWPTSETTSGTDTAEAATASSFRAGETRHADFRHRGSSPTAAHGRAAKSRKSVRRARGRRG; translated from the exons ATGGCACACTTTTCAACTCTGTTCGCAGGTGCCTGTCTGCTGATTTTATACCCAACTAATGCTACTGCTCAAGAGAGACAGGACGCTGAAACAGAGACAACGACTATGACTGGTGACCAAGATCAGACATCACCATTGGAGGGCAGCTTTCCAGGAAGGCCAATAGATTTTGGCGGTCTTCTGTCGGGCTTGCCTATATTTGGAGGCGGCTTTGGACCGCTGAGACCTGTAGGTGGCGGCATGAGGCCATGGATGGCATTAGGCGAGCCAATGAACGGAGGCGGTGCTCTTCCAGGATGGCCAACAAGTGAAACCACCAGCGGCACAGATACTGCGGAAGCAGCGACAgcgtcaa GCTTCCGAGCAGGCGAAACTCGACATGCTGACTTCAGACACAGGGGCAGCTCTCCGACAGCGGCCCACGGCAGAGCAGCCAAAAGCCGGAAGTCCGTCAGGCGCGCCAGGGGGCGCAGAGGATGA